A genomic region of Methanothermobacter thermautotrophicus str. Delta H contains the following coding sequences:
- a CDS encoding 4Fe-4S dicluster domain-containing protein gives MLMVMDPARCSGCDDCINACRETHGVARARKGDRMPLFCLQCHPEKAPCARICPVGAIREVDGALVVDEESCILCKLCMVACPAGMIVMNTEKKSAEKCTLCMDAEVILPACVEACKENVLKLVSLDDLAELRDRADFSEVLEEAVKIYGKKI, from the coding sequence ATGCTGATGGTCATGGACCCTGCGAGGTGCAGTGGCTGCGATGACTGTATAAATGCGTGCAGGGAAACCCATGGAGTCGCCAGGGCAAGGAAGGGAGATAGGATGCCCCTATTCTGTCTGCAGTGCCATCCAGAGAAGGCTCCCTGCGCAAGGATATGTCCGGTGGGTGCCATAAGGGAGGTTGACGGGGCCCTTGTTGTTGATGAGGAGTCCTGCATACTCTGCAAGCTATGCATGGTGGCCTGCCCGGCTGGCATGATTGTGATGAACACTGAGAAGAAATCAGCAGAGAAATGCACACTCTGCATGGACGCAGAAGTCATACTGCCAGCCTGTGTGGAGGCATGCAAGGAGAACGTTCTTAAACTGGTCTCCCTGGATGACCTTGCTGAGCTGAGGGATCGCGCTGACTTCAGTGAGGTCCTTGAGGAGGCGGTGAAGATATACGGGAAAAAGATCTAG
- a CDS encoding HEAT repeat domain-containing protein, whose amino-acid sequence MIAFTDKINALLMSNDVSGLIDALKSHDFTVRREAAVALERMADERSADALMDALRYEEWQKDYPILAGVRAAAARALGKIGNPSAVKPLLRALEDPDDEVKIGAMRSLSEFPSEESLRAIEKFVDHPSEDIRRNSIESIAGLDPELGLRYASRALGDSSWMVRKTAAKVIRRFGDKRCLEVLLDNLNDPDTEVRRHILLAVVNMGEYAVDPLLEKLSDPQWQTRAMVVEALGEIGSRRAVPRLKGMLAGRRRDENRYVRGKVAEALGRIGDPAALEDLHMALRDPYLFVRRKAREAIDIIDVEPDLEEFHDGEISFRYPRFWNIFETRDGERLIDAWSDNLKIAIKRRRAEGLTADEFSEIILEVLNMRGLLNIARSNITVDSEHGYMITADTKNERVVTFIFKKGGYIYYIYFRGPIEDLKESYKYIRVFINTLHVEIQGYGERGDG is encoded by the coding sequence GTGATTGCATTCACCGATAAGATCAATGCTCTTCTGATGTCCAATGATGTTTCCGGCCTCATAGATGCCCTCAAAAGCCATGATTTTACCGTTAGAAGGGAGGCCGCAGTTGCCCTTGAGAGGATGGCAGATGAGAGATCTGCTGATGCCCTCATGGACGCCCTCAGATATGAGGAATGGCAGAAGGACTACCCCATACTTGCAGGTGTGAGGGCGGCCGCAGCAAGAGCTCTCGGAAAAATAGGAAACCCCTCGGCGGTTAAACCCCTCCTCAGGGCCCTTGAGGATCCTGATGATGAAGTTAAAATAGGTGCCATGAGGTCACTCTCAGAGTTCCCATCAGAGGAGTCCCTGAGGGCCATTGAAAAATTTGTGGACCACCCATCAGAGGATATAAGGAGGAACTCCATTGAGTCCATTGCAGGACTGGACCCTGAACTGGGCCTCAGATATGCATCCCGGGCCCTGGGCGACAGTTCATGGATGGTCCGTAAAACCGCTGCGAAAGTCATAAGAAGATTCGGGGATAAAAGGTGCCTTGAAGTCCTTCTGGATAACCTCAATGACCCCGATACAGAGGTCAGACGCCATATACTGCTGGCCGTCGTTAATATGGGTGAATATGCTGTGGACCCCCTCCTTGAGAAACTTTCAGACCCGCAATGGCAGACACGTGCCATGGTTGTTGAGGCCCTGGGTGAGATAGGATCCCGAAGGGCCGTGCCCAGGCTTAAAGGGATGCTCGCGGGTCGCAGAAGGGATGAAAATCGTTATGTCCGTGGCAAGGTTGCCGAGGCCCTCGGACGCATAGGTGACCCTGCAGCCCTTGAGGATCTCCACATGGCCCTCAGGGATCCCTACCTCTTTGTGAGGAGGAAGGCACGTGAAGCCATTGACATCATCGACGTTGAACCTGATCTAGAGGAATTCCATGACGGTGAAATCAGCTTCAGGTACCCCAGGTTCTGGAACATCTTTGAGACCCGCGACGGTGAGAGGCTCATTGATGCCTGGAGTGACAATCTCAAAATAGCCATAAAAAGGCGGAGGGCTGAGGGTTTAACTGCCGATGAATTTTCAGAGATCATCCTTGAAGTTCTGAATATGAGGGGTCTCCTTAACATAGCAAGGAGCAATATAACAGTTGACAGTGAACATGGATACATGATAACTGCAGATACAAAAAATGAAAGGGTAGTGACCTTCATCTTCAAAAAGGGAGGATACATATACTACATCTACTTCAGGGGCCCCATTGAGGACCTGAAGGAATCATATAAATATATAAGGGTGTTCATAAACACCCTTCACGTTGAAATCCAAGGCTACGGGGAGAGAGGGGATGGCTAG